One part of the Desulfonema ishimotonii genome encodes these proteins:
- a CDS encoding carboxymuconolactone decarboxylase family protein gives MAATKLYKKEGDDKAKAIQENIEKQFGFLPEVFQAMGNNGDFLESMMKLSEAAGKNLDKKTKELICVAVSAVTGCGYCLEAHRAMALQAGITEEEITAAVEVAAMMSAFNNFNKALGMNHDIKA, from the coding sequence ATGGCAGCGACGAAATTGTACAAGAAGGAAGGCGACGACAAGGCAAAAGCGATTCAGGAAAACATCGAAAAGCAGTTCGGATTTCTGCCGGAAGTTTTTCAGGCGATGGGAAATAACGGCGACTTTCTGGAAAGTATGATGAAGTTGTCCGAGGCGGCAGGAAAGAATCTGGACAAAAAGACAAAAGAGCTGATCTGTGTTGCCGTCAGCGCAGTGACCGGCTGCGGCTACTGCCTGGAGGCCCACAGGGCCATGGCCCTGCAGGCGGGAATCACAGAGGAAGAGATTACCGCAGCAGTGGAAGTTGCGGCAATGATGAGCGCCTTCAACAACTTCAACAAAGCCCTCGGCATGAATCACGATATTAAGGCCTGA
- a CDS encoding MarR family winged helix-turn-helix transcriptional regulator, translated as MAHKKAIGQMLREQATLVMEKESLIKDYVHRIFEKHIATNRKKKQLYGQLSYPQWRMIKTIREHGRVTITALSDILEVSPPSASAMVERLVEKGIFLRERDQADRRKVVVCIAPDAAEDIDEFCEVILNSYEEMISDIGPEMARTWCDILIRVETLLEKRKSDR; from the coding sequence ATGGCTCATAAAAAGGCAATTGGCCAAATGCTCAGGGAACAGGCCACCCTTGTCATGGAAAAGGAGAGTCTGATCAAAGATTACGTGCATCGGATTTTTGAAAAGCATATTGCGACCAACAGAAAGAAGAAACAATTGTACGGCCAGCTCTCCTATCCGCAGTGGCGAATGATTAAAACCATCCGGGAGCATGGGCGCGTGACGATTACAGCGCTTTCGGATATCCTGGAAGTATCGCCGCCTTCGGCCTCTGCCATGGTGGAGCGGCTGGTGGAAAAAGGCATTTTTCTGCGGGAGCGGGATCAGGCGGACAGGCGAAAGGTCGTGGTCTGTATTGCGCCGGATGCGGCAGAGGATATTGACGAATTTTGCGAAGTCATCCTCAATTCGTATGAGGAAATGATCAGTGATATCGGGCCGGAAATGGCCCGGACTTGGTGCGATATTCTCATCCGGGTTGAGACGCTGCTGGAAAAAAGAAAATCAGACAGATGA
- a CDS encoding YIP1 family protein, whose translation MMGDTQRFTLRFYLSGLSRILSEPRRFFSELPPDMGMVPPLIFLMLSGLVFTGASLMTAVQNPLMSAVILFVNAVGMAFVTSGVGYGVMVLTVGRRVSYTRFFTIYAFSSGVTILASWLPVFLWISEPWKWWLIGTGMTRSLDLKRSQALGIIGLSVGILMLFLWIILPLLTSL comes from the coding sequence ATGATGGGAGACACACAGAGATTTACCCTTCGCTTTTATCTGAGCGGATTAAGCCGGATACTGAGTGAGCCACGTCGGTTTTTCAGCGAACTTCCCCCGGACATGGGGATGGTGCCGCCCCTGATTTTCCTGATGCTTTCCGGCCTTGTGTTTACGGGGGCCAGCCTGATGACGGCGGTTCAGAACCCGCTGATGTCCGCAGTGATTCTGTTTGTCAACGCGGTGGGAATGGCCTTTGTGACATCGGGTGTGGGCTACGGGGTCATGGTGCTGACCGTGGGCAGACGGGTTTCCTACACCCGCTTTTTTACCATCTACGCCTTTTCTTCGGGCGTGACCATTCTGGCGTCATGGCTCCCCGTTTTTCTGTGGATCTCAGAGCCGTGGAAGTGGTGGCTGATCGGAACCGGCATGACCCGGAGTCTTGATCTGAAACGCTCCCAGGCCCTTGGTATCATAGGCCTTTCCGTGGGCATCCTGATGCTCTTTTTATGGATAATCCTGCCGCTGCTTACTTCTCTGTAA
- a CDS encoding sensor histidine kinase, with translation MIFLKYLRQIPIFTVLSDADIVNLQDICLEKDAEAGEIIFSEGSSGDNFFIIIRGSVEIWKNYSAPSPNLLSVYGPGQIFGELAIIDDFARSATVVVRQPSKLLCINRDDFNRVARPSPITLAMMRSLSAMVRERTEIFVEGLRTRNRDIEQLRHNLKKAGEECEAARRNRKHFDRDLHRRQEENLRLVLSLMDLQTEKIRDTDAAQVFRDTQNRIRTLADIHAPMVLAGESSRVTASPYFDRIVRNRFQTSEDRHLNIRVDIQADDMFLEPGDAFPVGLMVSELVANAFQHAFPDDRTGHVRILMEGRETITLSVRDDGIGLPGLPDTTDTLGLRLVSGLAEEQLGGSLELKHQGGTELIIRFAPEHIRDKHR, from the coding sequence ATGATTTTTTTAAAATATCTCAGACAAATCCCGATATTCACCGTCCTGTCTGATGCGGATATCGTCAATCTTCAGGATATCTGCTTGGAAAAAGATGCCGAAGCCGGTGAAATCATCTTTTCCGAAGGATCCTCGGGCGACAATTTTTTTATTATCATCCGGGGAAGCGTGGAGATCTGGAAGAACTACAGCGCCCCGTCCCCGAACCTGCTTTCCGTCTACGGCCCGGGTCAGATTTTCGGAGAGCTGGCGATTATTGATGACTTTGCCCGAAGCGCGACCGTGGTCGTCCGGCAGCCCTCCAAGCTGCTGTGCATCAACCGGGATGACTTCAACCGCGTCGCCCGGCCGTCACCCATCACCCTGGCGATGATGCGCTCTCTTTCCGCAATGGTCCGCGAGCGGACGGAAATCTTTGTCGAAGGGCTGCGCACCCGGAACCGGGATATTGAGCAACTGCGCCACAACCTGAAAAAAGCCGGCGAGGAATGTGAGGCCGCCCGGCGAAACCGGAAGCACTTCGACCGGGATCTGCACCGCCGTCAGGAGGAAAACCTCCGGCTGGTACTCAGCCTTATGGACCTTCAGACCGAAAAAATCCGGGATACTGATGCAGCGCAGGTCTTCCGGGATACGCAGAACCGGATCAGGACCCTGGCCGATATTCACGCCCCGATGGTGCTGGCCGGAGAGAGTTCCCGCGTCACCGCATCCCCCTATTTCGACCGGATCGTCCGCAACCGGTTTCAGACATCCGAAGACCGCCATCTGAACATCCGCGTTGATATTCAGGCGGATGACATGTTCCTGGAGCCCGGGGACGCCTTCCCCGTCGGCCTGATGGTCAGTGAACTGGTGGCCAATGCGTTTCAGCACGCCTTCCCGGATGACCGGACCGGGCATGTCCGTATCCTTATGGAAGGCCGGGAGACCATCACCCTTTCGGTGCGGGATGACGGTATCGGACTGCCCGGGCTCCCGGATACAACAGATACCCTGGGGCTGCGCCTGGTCAGCGGGCTGGCAGAAGAGCAACTGGGGGGAAGTCTGGAATTGAAACATCAGGGGGGAACCGAACTGATCATCCGTTTTGCCCCGGAACACATAAGGGATAAACATCGGTGA
- a CDS encoding NYN domain-containing protein — protein MSNQNDSRPAQTDVAMFLDWENMHGFIRGKANVSALREVAEGYGRFVLAKAYADWREARFQQDSLVLYKIGFEPVYVPAGFKNNVDVKLATDCIDFAYRYPNIGVFILVTGDGDFIHVATTLRPLGKKVVVIAQSTNASSRLGDLVDTLLIYDQDVNPAQTCSPDVSAAKCDAAPDDLDEIFKKIVKIIYEEKGAPILLTNVKQKLIRLYGRFDQTDYGFEKFKALIEAGARKGYFMLNTAGLRNWLTLPQQDSAAVKTELPDEIDKVFREITEIIRKSAQPHALLSYVKHSLIQKYGGFDESVYGYSRFKEMMEVGARLGYFRLGVNDKQTDYAFSE, from the coding sequence TTGAGTAATCAGAATGATTCCCGGCCCGCTCAGACCGATGTGGCCATGTTTCTGGACTGGGAAAACATGCACGGCTTTATCCGCGGCAAGGCCAATGTCTCGGCCCTCCGGGAGGTGGCCGAGGGATACGGGCGGTTCGTGCTGGCAAAGGCCTATGCGGACTGGCGGGAGGCGAGGTTTCAGCAGGATTCGCTCGTGCTTTACAAGATCGGCTTTGAACCGGTCTATGTTCCGGCCGGTTTCAAGAACAACGTGGATGTGAAGCTGGCCACCGACTGTATCGACTTTGCCTACAGATATCCCAATATCGGCGTTTTTATCCTTGTGACCGGCGATGGTGATTTTATCCATGTGGCAACCACCCTGCGCCCCCTCGGCAAAAAGGTCGTCGTCATTGCCCAGTCCACCAATGCATCCAGCCGCCTAGGCGATCTGGTGGACACCCTGCTGATCTACGATCAGGATGTGAACCCGGCCCAGACCTGTTCCCCGGATGTCTCTGCTGCGAAATGCGATGCGGCCCCCGATGATCTCGACGAGATTTTCAAGAAGATCGTGAAGATCATCTATGAGGAAAAAGGCGCGCCGATCCTGCTGACCAACGTCAAGCAGAAGCTGATCCGGCTTTACGGCAGATTTGACCAGACCGATTACGGGTTTGAAAAATTCAAGGCGCTGATCGAGGCCGGTGCCCGGAAGGGGTATTTCATGCTCAATACCGCCGGTCTGCGAAACTGGCTCACCCTGCCTCAGCAGGATAGCGCAGCCGTTAAAACGGAACTGCCGGACGAGATCGACAAGGTGTTCCGGGAAATCACGGAGATCATCCGCAAGTCCGCCCAGCCCCATGCCCTCCTGTCTTATGTGAAACACTCGCTTATTCAGAAATATGGCGGATTTGATGAGTCGGTATACGGGTACAGCCGTTTCAAGGAGATGATGGAGGTGGGCGCCCGCCTGGGGTATTTCCGTCTTGGGGTTAACGACAAACAGACCGATTACGCCTTTTCGGAATGA
- a CDS encoding amidohydrolase family protein — protein sequence MKKTQQILAGWLIDGSGGPVQRNRVIHIADGRIRSVRKATPEDGNHPELTDLSDCTVLPGLVDAHLHLFMSGIGDPVIRQQQLHAEFEEIKPVIGIHLKQLLAHGVIAVRDGGDYAGHALRYKQECLGSGQMPVCVRVAGKAWRKPERYGKLIGRAPLNGQSLADAIAGENVKTDHVKVVNSGLNSLKTFGRETLPQFDLDEFRAGVVAAHDRGLKVMVHCNGKRPVEIAVRAGCDSVEHGFFMGKENLKRMADHGIVWVPTAITMKAYSDQLPAGSREAEIARRNADHQLEQMALAKSLGVPVALGTDAGSLGVRHGAGVAGELKLLMAAGFTLEEAIGCSASVGAGLLNLPETGEIAPGKSGTLVAVSGAPDTLPDNLHTARILTPDSGGVIRRLRLE from the coding sequence ATGAAGAAAACACAACAGATTTTGGCAGGCTGGCTGATTGACGGCAGCGGCGGACCGGTTCAGAGAAACAGGGTGATACACATTGCCGACGGTCGTATCCGATCCGTAAGAAAAGCAACCCCGGAGGATGGCAATCATCCCGAACTGACGGACCTCTCCGACTGCACGGTGCTGCCGGGGCTGGTTGACGCACATCTCCACCTGTTCATGTCCGGGATCGGCGACCCGGTGATCCGTCAGCAGCAGTTACACGCTGAATTTGAGGAAATAAAGCCGGTGATCGGGATCCACCTGAAACAGCTTCTGGCGCACGGCGTGATTGCGGTCCGGGACGGGGGCGACTATGCAGGCCATGCCCTGCGGTACAAACAGGAATGCCTCGGTTCCGGGCAGATGCCGGTATGTGTCCGTGTGGCCGGGAAGGCCTGGCGCAAGCCGGAGCGGTACGGCAAACTGATCGGAAGAGCGCCCCTGAACGGCCAGAGCCTGGCAGATGCCATTGCCGGTGAGAATGTGAAGACCGACCATGTCAAGGTGGTCAACTCCGGCCTCAACAGCCTAAAAACCTTTGGCAGGGAAACATTGCCCCAGTTTGATCTCGATGAATTCCGGGCCGGTGTCGTAGCCGCCCATGACCGGGGATTGAAGGTCATGGTCCACTGCAACGGAAAGCGGCCTGTGGAGATCGCGGTAAGGGCCGGATGTGATTCTGTCGAACACGGATTTTTCATGGGGAAAGAGAACCTGAAGCGGATGGCGGATCACGGAATCGTGTGGGTTCCCACAGCGATCACCATGAAGGCCTATTCCGATCAGCTCCCGGCCGGAAGCCGGGAGGCGGAGATCGCCCGCAGAAATGCTGACCACCAGCTGGAACAGATGGCCCTGGCAAAATCGCTCGGTGTGCCCGTTGCCCTGGGCACGGACGCCGGAAGTCTGGGCGTCCGTCACGGGGCCGGGGTGGCCGGGGAACTGAAATTGCTGATGGCCGCCGGTTTTACGCTGGAAGAGGCCATTGGATGTTCCGCATCCGTTGGCGCAGGCCTTTTGAATTTACCGGAGACGGGGGAAATTGCCCCCGGAAAATCGGGAACGCTGGTGGCTGTCAGCGGCGCGCCGGATACGCTGCCGGATAATCTGCACACCGCCCGGATTCTGACACCGGATTCGGGAGGCGTCATAAGGAGATTGCGCCTTGAGTAA
- a CDS encoding efflux RND transporter periplasmic adaptor subunit, with the protein MRILKICGILLLMSAVAAFAQEQPPAKVRITKVIERSTAENAALIGVLYFDRVSSISTEVAGLVKTVHFREGDRVKKGDVLININTDFLDKDIALEKMRIEQIAVRIRKTRKNLARYKELFKNEAASEIDYDDLNFSCQEQIKEQETLRQGLAKIELRRSKCVIRAPYDGIILEKNVDAGNWVIPGGLLCRIGSADDLFVKVPVPEKLVKFNRKTETVDVLLNASGEKLTGKVEGILPVADAKTKNVFVKIRLGNISDIPAAIAENMSAAVYVATSKRKSLMIIPRDALVRFQGKDFVYTVKEGRAAIVPISIVAYMGTEIGVSDPQITAGMPVVIDGNERLRPDQPVLVTGEEK; encoded by the coding sequence ATGCGGATACTGAAAATATGCGGCATATTGTTGCTGATGAGCGCGGTTGCGGCCTTTGCTCAGGAACAGCCTCCGGCAAAGGTCCGAATCACAAAGGTTATTGAGCGGAGTACAGCCGAGAACGCAGCGCTGATCGGCGTTCTCTATTTTGACCGGGTGAGCAGCATCTCCACGGAAGTCGCCGGGCTGGTTAAAACCGTTCACTTCAGAGAGGGCGACCGGGTGAAGAAGGGGGATGTGCTGATCAATATCAATACCGATTTTCTGGACAAGGACATTGCCCTGGAGAAAATGCGCATCGAACAGATCGCTGTCCGAATCCGGAAGACCCGGAAAAATCTGGCCCGCTACAAGGAGCTGTTTAAAAACGAGGCCGCCAGTGAGATCGACTACGATGACCTCAATTTCTCCTGCCAGGAACAGATCAAGGAGCAGGAGACCCTGCGGCAGGGGCTGGCGAAAATTGAACTCCGGCGCTCCAAATGTGTGATCCGGGCCCCCTATGACGGCATCATTCTGGAGAAGAATGTGGATGCGGGCAACTGGGTGATTCCCGGCGGCCTGCTGTGCCGGATCGGTTCTGCGGATGACCTGTTTGTCAAAGTGCCGGTGCCGGAAAAACTGGTGAAATTCAACCGGAAGACCGAAACCGTTGACGTGCTGCTCAACGCATCCGGCGAAAAGCTGACCGGAAAGGTGGAGGGCATTCTGCCGGTGGCCGACGCCAAGACCAAAAACGTGTTTGTGAAGATCCGGCTGGGCAATATCAGCGACATCCCGGCCGCCATCGCCGAGAATATGTCGGCAGCCGTCTATGTGGCGACCAGCAAAAGGAAATCCCTTATGATCATCCCCAGAGACGCGCTGGTCAGGTTCCAGGGAAAGGATTTCGTCTATACGGTCAAAGAGGGCCGGGCCGCTATTGTGCCGATCAGCATCGTGGCGTATATGGGAACGGAAATCGGGGTCAGTGATCCGCAGATCACCGCCGGAATGCCGGTGGTGATCGACGGGAACGAGCGCCTGAGACCGGATCAGCCGGTACTCGTAACAGGAGAAGAAAAATAA
- a CDS encoding response regulator, whose protein sequence is MEKLRMMLVDDEERFLITTQKLLSKKGYDVLIANSGTEALDLLNQKNVHVVILDVKMPGMDGIETLREIKTRFPLTEVIMLTGHATVESAVDGLKSGATDYLMKPTGLDELIHKAEDAFAKRQRMEEKIRLAQSKKFMKSPREIIREGEG, encoded by the coding sequence ATGGAAAAACTGAGAATGATGTTGGTGGATGATGAAGAGCGTTTTCTGATTACCACACAGAAGCTGCTCAGCAAAAAGGGCTATGACGTGCTGATTGCAAACAGCGGAACGGAAGCCCTGGATCTGCTTAATCAGAAAAATGTTCACGTCGTGATCCTGGATGTGAAAATGCCCGGCATGGATGGCATTGAGACGCTCAGGGAGATCAAGACCCGTTTCCCGCTGACGGAGGTGATTATGCTGACCGGACACGCAACCGTTGAGTCTGCGGTGGATGGCCTCAAATCCGGCGCAACCGATTATCTGATGAAGCCGACCGGACTGGATGAGCTGATTCACAAGGCCGAAGATGCTTTTGCGAAACGGCAGCGGATGGAAGAGAAAATCCGGCTGGCCCAGAGCAAGAAATTTATGAAATCGCCAAGGGAGATCATCAGAGAAGGGGAGGGCTGA
- a CDS encoding sensor histidine kinase has product MTEAYYKSIRKNILLSMILVPAIPFIISLGIGYYYFTASLENSTIATMKRIVEDHRHMIESFLTERTDDLEFILQSYTYEQLSRPDTLTRVFENLQARSAAFVDLGIFDQQGRHVAYHGPYALEWKVYRDEIWFREVMKQGYYISDIFLGYRKVPHFVIAVTRQGNDRKWVIRATIDTQIFNALVEAVRIGRTGEAYLLNAEGVLQTRRRSGGDLMEKPADLIEYPRSGEKNRTFIRNDTSGEAYLCITTWLRDKKWLLVVRQEKADAFNALRSAIYGILLIWLIGLGVIVGVAFYVTSRIVSRMKEMDSEKEQLGQQLIRAQRLAELGEMAAGFAHEINNPLQIIKSEQTLISMNFSELRDGGELKPSDTLAELADSMAQIDLQIERCAGITQAILRFGRQSEPKLQDVDLRAFIPQVMDMVAKKASVSGIAVTRKIAEDTPPVHGDPGQLQQVLLNLFNNAMDAIISKNGSSGGRLHISSGRKNDCNVEIQIRDNGCGINPEDLKKVFSPFFTTKPVGKGTGLGLSVCYGIIDKMGGEMAASSEEGQGTVFTIHLPAAV; this is encoded by the coding sequence ATGACGGAAGCTTACTATAAATCGATCCGGAAAAATATCCTTTTGAGTATGATACTGGTTCCGGCCATCCCCTTTATTATCAGCCTGGGGATCGGTTATTACTATTTTACCGCGTCGCTGGAAAACAGCACCATTGCCACAATGAAACGGATTGTGGAGGATCATCGGCATATGATCGAATCCTTTCTGACCGAGCGCACGGATGATCTCGAATTTATCCTGCAATCCTATACCTATGAACAACTGAGCAGGCCGGATACGCTGACCCGTGTGTTTGAAAATTTACAGGCGCGGTCGGCCGCATTTGTGGATCTGGGCATTTTTGACCAGCAGGGCCGCCATGTCGCCTATCACGGGCCGTATGCGCTGGAATGGAAGGTGTACCGGGATGAAATCTGGTTCCGGGAAGTCATGAAACAGGGATACTATATCAGCGACATTTTCCTGGGGTACCGGAAGGTGCCGCATTTTGTTATCGCCGTCACCCGGCAGGGAAATGACCGGAAGTGGGTGATTCGTGCCACCATTGATACCCAGATCTTTAATGCGCTGGTTGAGGCGGTGCGTATCGGCAGGACCGGTGAGGCATATCTGCTCAATGCGGAAGGTGTCCTGCAGACCCGCAGGCGGTCCGGAGGGGATCTGATGGAAAAACCTGCGGATCTGATTGAATACCCCCGGTCCGGTGAAAAAAACAGAACCTTTATCCGCAACGACACGTCGGGAGAAGCCTATCTCTGCATCACCACATGGCTCCGGGATAAGAAGTGGCTGCTGGTGGTTCGTCAGGAAAAGGCCGATGCCTTTAACGCGCTTCGTTCGGCCATTTACGGCATTCTCCTGATCTGGCTGATCGGCCTGGGTGTGATCGTCGGTGTGGCCTTTTATGTCACCAGCCGGATTGTCAGCCGCATGAAGGAGATGGATTCGGAAAAAGAGCAGCTCGGCCAGCAGCTCATCCGGGCACAGCGTCTTGCGGAACTGGGGGAGATGGCCGCCGGTTTTGCCCATGAAATCAACAACCCGTTGCAGATTATTAAAAGTGAGCAGACACTTATTTCAATGAATTTTTCCGAACTCAGGGACGGCGGAGAACTGAAACCCTCCGACACCCTGGCCGAGCTGGCGGATTCAATGGCGCAGATTGATCTCCAGATTGAGCGGTGCGCCGGTATCACCCAGGCGATTCTCAGGTTCGGCAGGCAGAGTGAGCCGAAATTACAGGATGTGGATCTCAGAGCGTTTATTCCCCAGGTGATGGATATGGTCGCAAAAAAGGCCAGCGTCAGCGGCATTGCTGTCACCCGGAAGATTGCGGAAGACACTCCGCCGGTTCACGGGGATCCCGGCCAGCTTCAGCAGGTGCTGCTGAACCTTTTCAACAACGCTATGGATGCGATCATATCGAAAAACGGATCGTCCGGCGGCCGATTGCACATCTCGTCCGGCCGGAAAAACGATTGCAATGTTGAAATACAGATCAGGGATAATGGCTGCGGCATAAATCCTGAAGATCTGAAAAAGGTTTTCAGCCCGTTTTTTACCACCAAACCGGTCGGAAAGGGGACCGGGCTGGGCCTTTCCGTGTGCTACGGTATTATTGATAAAATGGGGGGCGAGATGGCTGCCAGCAGCGAAGAGGGGCAGGGGACGGTGTTTACCATCCACCTGCCTGCGGCCGTCTGA
- a CDS encoding CBS domain-containing protein has protein sequence MSEKIRVLMVDDEEKFRETTSKILRKRGFDTTMAGTGEEAIEILEKQAFDVVVLDIKMPGMDGHDALSRIREIRAETQVIMLTGHGGVVSARASLEMGAYDYLNKPCDIDLLASKINDAYNAAHSGENREEKKVGDVMIRIEDYTTITGENTVKEAIEQLMSSFEGLVASNRIMETGHRSILVFDRDGRLSGILSIHDLIRAARPAYLSAPKPSMADSMQYSAMFWSGLFTTQVTQLAGKKVKEVMSASPPTVDADTNLMELADLMYSRNVRRVVVTRNGKVAGVVREQELFFEMAGIIL, from the coding sequence ATGTCAGAAAAAATCAGAGTATTGATGGTGGATGACGAAGAAAAATTTCGTGAGACCACATCCAAAATACTTCGCAAACGGGGATTTGATACGACAATGGCAGGCACAGGTGAGGAGGCCATTGAAATTCTGGAGAAACAGGCCTTTGATGTGGTCGTGCTGGATATCAAGATGCCGGGAATGGACGGTCACGACGCCCTTTCCCGGATCAGAGAGATCCGGGCCGAGACCCAGGTGATTATGCTGACCGGGCACGGGGGCGTGGTCTCTGCAAGGGCTTCTCTGGAGATGGGGGCATATGACTATCTGAACAAGCCCTGCGATATCGACCTTCTGGCCTCGAAGATCAATGACGCTTACAATGCCGCACACTCCGGAGAGAACAGGGAGGAAAAAAAGGTCGGAGATGTGATGATCCGTATTGAGGACTACACCACCATCACCGGCGAAAACACGGTAAAAGAGGCCATTGAGCAGCTGATGTCTTCTTTTGAGGGGCTGGTCGCCAGCAACCGCATCATGGAAACCGGGCACAGGTCGATCCTGGTCTTTGACCGGGACGGCAGACTGTCCGGTATTCTGAGCATACACGACCTGATCCGGGCGGCCCGGCCTGCCTATCTCTCCGCGCCCAAACCCTCAATGGCAGACAGTATGCAGTACTCAGCCATGTTCTGGTCCGGGCTGTTCACGACACAGGTCACGCAGCTTGCCGGTAAAAAGGTGAAAGAGGTTATGTCCGCGTCGCCTCCGACTGTGGATGCCGACACCAACCTGATGGAACTGGCTGATCTCATGTATAGCCGGAATGTCCGGCGGGTTGTGGTCACACGGAACGGGAAGGTGGCCGGTGTGGTCAGGGAGCAGGAACTGTTCTTTGAAATGGCCGGTATTATTCTGTAA
- a CDS encoding SLC13 family permease — MAEAKNRKATGYDKYVDWKMFSLPVALLFLILVLPTPYGMKDVGTEYAVGPKAVVSFITQHMFEKDSSDVEQWQLVVARMMERNMRMGALTRDRFLKRNHKWCKKYKIQASETNFNRASQHVRQNISDEAFLGLMKGAMELRKEGLKYEDITGKDRAAADKGAWQIKVAIAMGAFVVLCFLTECIPLPGVAFCIGLILVFTGVVTRKEVAMLYWSDACWFIMGSLMFAAAFVKTGVDKRVCLMMFKKLAVPNIRWITLTFFVIITPLAAFISDHALAAMFLPIGMLLYQNSLTRDIPEDPELAKMMMIAIAMACNIGGPGAPSGGARNVIMMTYLTDMFGLDIGYFQWVTYCFPFLLLMIPIAWVVVNWRFRPRITSLAPAMDNLRNEINKMGNWNRQQKWALLIFAVMVFGWFTEKEFYNLGIYPVRLGIGVIAVAGAVAYILTGVVNWRDYQEKVDWGVVWLYAGAIIFGRTLDETGAAYWLARTVIDLLAPLGMDSGLPLMATSNALTAILTNLMADGPAAAAVGPIALNMAGLVHPGTTYLPFMAMSTAAASSFAYCLIIGTPPNAIVYASGYLEPKDYLRVGVPMFFAANIVLLMMTAFFWVWRGFGSLPAF; from the coding sequence ATGGCTGAGGCAAAAAACAGGAAAGCAACCGGTTACGATAAATATGTGGACTGGAAGATGTTCTCTCTTCCGGTGGCCCTTCTTTTTCTCATACTGGTCCTGCCCACACCCTACGGAATGAAGGATGTGGGCACGGAGTATGCAGTGGGGCCCAAAGCGGTCGTCAGTTTCATCACACAGCATATGTTTGAAAAAGACAGCTCGGATGTTGAGCAGTGGCAGCTCGTCGTCGCCCGGATGATGGAGCGGAACATGCGCATGGGCGCGCTGACCAGAGACCGGTTTCTAAAGCGAAACCATAAATGGTGTAAAAAATATAAAATACAGGCCAGTGAGACCAACTTCAACCGGGCCAGCCAGCATGTCAGGCAGAACATATCGGATGAGGCCTTTCTGGGGCTGATGAAAGGGGCGATGGAGCTTCGCAAGGAGGGGCTGAAATATGAGGATATAACCGGAAAGGACAGGGCTGCGGCGGACAAGGGCGCCTGGCAGATCAAGGTGGCCATCGCAATGGGCGCGTTCGTGGTACTCTGCTTCCTGACCGAATGTATTCCCCTGCCGGGCGTGGCTTTCTGTATCGGCCTGATCCTGGTCTTCACCGGCGTTGTGACCCGGAAAGAGGTGGCCATGCTCTACTGGAGCGACGCCTGCTGGTTTATCATGGGCAGTCTCATGTTTGCGGCCGCCTTTGTCAAAACCGGCGTGGACAAGCGGGTGTGCCTGATGATGTTCAAAAAGCTGGCCGTGCCCAATATCCGCTGGATCACCCTGACTTTTTTTGTGATCATCACCCCGCTGGCCGCCTTTATTTCCGACCACGCCCTGGCCGCCATGTTCCTGCCCATCGGTATGCTGCTCTATCAGAACAGTCTGACCCGGGATATTCCCGAAGATCCCGAACTCGCCAAGATGATGATGATCGCCATTGCCATGGCCTGTAATATCGGCGGGCCGGGCGCCCCTTCCGGCGGTGCCCGAAACGTCATTATGATGACCTATCTGACCGACATGTTCGGTCTGGATATCGGGTATTTTCAGTGGGTCACATATTGTTTCCCCTTTCTTTTACTTATGATTCCGATTGCCTGGGTTGTTGTCAACTGGCGATTCAGACCCCGTATCACCTCCCTGGCCCCGGCCATGGACAATCTGCGAAATGAGATCAACAAGATGGGAAACTGGAACCGCCAGCAGAAATGGGCGCTTTTGATTTTCGCGGTCATGGTTTTCGGGTGGTTTACGGAAAAGGAATTTTATAATCTCGGCATCTACCCGGTCCGGCTGGGAATCGGTGTGATTGCCGTGGCCGGTGCGGTGGCCTACATCCTCACCGGGGTTGTCAACTGGAGAGATTACCAGGAAAAGGTGGACTGGGGCGTGGTCTGGCTTTACGCCGGAGCCATCATCTTTGGCCGCACTTTGGACGAAACCGGCGCGGCCTACTGGCTGGCCCGGACGGTGATTGACCTGCTGGCCCCCCTGGGCATGGATTCCGGCCTGCCGCTCATGGCAACCTCCAACGCCCTGACCGCCATTCTCACCAACCTGATGGCGGACGGTCCGGCGGCTGCGGCTGTCGGTCCCATTGCCCTGAACATGGCAGGTCTGGTCCATCCGGGGACAACCTATCTGCCGTTCATGGCCATGTCCACGGCCGCGGCATCCTCTTTTGCATACTGCCTGATCATCGGCACGCCGCCGAATGCCATTGTTTATGCCAGCGGATACCTGGAGCCAAAGGACTATCTGCGGGTCGGTGTTCCGATGTTTTTTGCAGCCAATATTGTCCTGCTGATGATGACGGCCTTTTTCTGGGTCTGGAGAGGGTTTGGCAGCCTGCCTGCGTTTTAA